GAGCACGATCGGGACCTCAATTCCCCGGCGCAGGGCCGGCATCTTGTGCTCAATGCACTTCTCGAAGTTGCCCAGCACGTACACGGCGATGTCGTGCTCGTTTATCACATCCCGCTCCTCGTCGTTGAGCGCCGCAATCCGCTTGCCAACGCCCCGTGCAAGCCCGACCATGTTGCTCTTTGCCCCGAGCCTTCGTAAGTATTCGGCAATGTCGCAGGCAGGGTGCGGGAGGTGGTGGATCTCAAGGCTCGGGATCACAACCGCGATCTCGGTGCCCACGAGAGGCGAATCGATCACCTCGCCGCCGAGGGGTTTTGCTGCGGCCCGGAGGATATCCACGTCGTCCTTTGGCATGAAGCACAGGAGCACGACCTCGGATGCGATCACCTGTCTCTGGACAATGTATCCCCCGATATCCTCGATCAAGTCCACGATCTCGTTGTTCCGGTAGATGCCGCCCCGGTAGGTGATGGGGACAAGCATCATGGCGGCACCTCGCCCATTTTCGCAAACTTTTCCTGCACAATCGCGTCCACGTCCGCTTCGAGCGTGTCCTCGCTTGCAACAAACCAGAACCTGTCCTTAAAAAAGCGCTCGCGCCGGACCCGGAACCCCTCGGGGGCGATGCACCTGAGCGCGTAGATCAGGTCCTTGTACACCGACTCGCTGGGGTCTGCGACGACAATGTCCTCGACCTCCCCGGGTGTGATGGAGACGTCCCGCAGGATCACCGTGAACCTGTCCGCCTGCTCGACATGGTCCTGCCCGAACCTTTCCAAAAAAATCCTGAGCATAAGGGCGAGGTATGTCTCGTTTGCAAGGACGAGCGTGATCTTGCCTGCGAGCGGGTTGACCGCAGCAAAATCGCGGATCCGCACCAGGCTTGTGATCTTATGCAGCACGCCAACGGCGACAAAGATCGGGATGCCGGGGTCGACCCAGATGTGGAGCTTGAAGATTGCCCGGATCAGGTTATGGTCAAGCAGCACGTCGTTTGCGATCTGCTTGTAGTACTCACCCCCCAACGGTTCGGGGCATTCCACCTCGAAGTACTCAACCGTCTGCATCTAACCTTCCTTGACAAACCCGCTTGCGAGCAGCGCCGAGCCCACGGCACCGATATACTGGGAGTGGCGGGGCACCACGACCTTTACCTGCAGCAGCTCCCCCATCGCGTGCACCAGCCCCTCGATGAGAGATGTCCCGCCGACCATGATGACCGGTTCCTTGATGTCCACTTCCTGCAGCTGCTGCTCGAACACCTGTTCCGCAACGGAATGGCAGGCGGCGGCCGCGACATCCTCCCGGGTGCTGCCCGCGGCAAGGGCATTGACAAGGCTCTGGGTGCCAAAGACGATGCAGTAGCTGTTCATGGGCACGCGGTTGCCGGACCCTTTCATCGCGAGCGGGCCAAGCTCTGTGATGTCGACACCGAGCCGTTTTGCCGTCATCTCTAAAAACCTCCCGCTTGCGCCGGCACAGATCCCGCCCATCGTAAACGACCCCGGGATGCCGTCCTGCACGGAGATCGCCTTGTTGTCCATGCCGCCGATATCGATCACCGTTGCAGGGCCGTGCTGCCGGTCGGCTAGGTACACCGCACCCTTCGAGTTGACGGTCAGCTCCTCCTGGATAAGGTCGGCGCTGATATCCCTGCCGACGAGGAACCGGCCGTATCCCGTTGTGCCTACGGCCTCGATCTCGTCTCTTTTGACCCCTGCCTCGGCGAGCGCGTGGGCGACGACGTCCCGGGCGCTTCCTAAGACCTCTGTGGTGGGCTGCCAGCCCGTGCCGATGATCCGGTTGTCCTTCATGACCACCGCCTTTGTTGTCGATGACCCGGAATCAACGCCCAGCGTGAGCCCCTGCTGGGCTTCCCGGGCGAGCAGCGCCCTCCGGCGTGCGATTGTCGTGAGCGCCTCCATGCGGGTGAGCAGGGTCCCCGCCGTCGTCCGCTCCGTAAACGAGTAGCTGACGACCGGCAGCCGGGAATTGTTGCGGATATACCTGCGGAGCTCGTTTCTCACGATCGCCGCCTCGGCGCACCGGAAGCAGGTGGCAATGAAGATGGCGTCGGCGTCCACGCGCCCTTCGACAAGCGCTTTTGCCCGGGCAATCGCGAGCTTGAGGTCGGGGCTCCGCACCTCAAGGCCGAACTCTTCGAAGTTCTTAATGATGTCCTTTAACGCAATATCCGGGAAGAAGATCTCCCCGTTCACGGACTTTGCCGCCTCGTTGATCTCCTGCTGGACCCCGCTGTACTCAGGGCCGCACGAGAGCTGGGCGATCCGGACCGGTGATGTCATTTCCCGCCTCCCTGCTCAGCGAGGAACCGTTTGATCGCCGCGACGAACCGCACGCCCTCTTCCTCGGATTTGGGGTAGTTTAAGTCAAGGCGCGGGACTTTCTTTTCCCGCACAAGGTACTTGATCAGCTCGTTTGTCCGGGCGCAGCCCATGCAGCCGAATGCAAGGTCGGCTTCGCTGATGACGATCGCCGCGTCGCACGCCTCGATCATCGGGCCGTACAGCGCCATCCTGCCCCTGACCCCGCTGGGCACTTCGACGGCAGCCCACTTCAGCCCCTTCTTGGGCTCCTCCGGCGTGATCTGGAGGGGCACCGATTCGATGCCCGCGGTCTGGATCCGTTCGCGGATGGCGGTTGCAGACGAGAGCGGGGTGTGCCCGTACCGAGCGACAAGGTCGGAGAGTATCAGGCTCGTTGCGGGATAGATGAATATCTTTGCCATAGTCTTTCAGGGCTCCTGCGCTTCGATCAGCTTTTTGAGGGTGTAGATGTCCAGTTTCTTTGACTCCGCCGTGCTCTCCGGTGCCGGGACGCCCCCCGCATCACGGGCCCGGAGTTCAAAAAGCCCGTGCGAAACATACGGCAGGACGGTGGTCTCAAACTCGATCCCGTGGAAACCCGGCCGCGCCCCGCCAAGGTTTGCGCGGCACCTGCGGGGGTCCCCCGGGACAAACCCGCGGTCCTTGGTGAAGATATGGTCCGGATCAACGGCACGCAGTTTTTCGATCAGCCTGTCAACGACATCTTCTGCCCCGTTGATCAAAAGCCCAAAACAGGTCTCCTTGATCATGGCCCCCTCCGAGATCTCATACGCACGGATTGCCAGTTCCGCCGGTGTCAGTGTCGGCGACTCGACCAAGATATACCGGGTTACGCTCCCGGGGTTTTTGGGCACGTATTCCGTCAACGCCCGACCTCCCTGATGTACACAGTCTCCCGCTCCTTAAAATTTTTGAGTTTTCCGGTATCGGTCACGGTCCCGATGATATTGGTCCCTTCAAACGGCTCCGAGGTCGGGCCAAACTCCCGGTTTGCCGACAGCCGCACGCCGACCATCCCCGATCCCTTCCGGGAATCGTTTGTTATCGCAAGGGCTGCGGCAGGGACTTCGCCCGCCGGCAGGTTCTCCGGTATGATCCTGGTGTCGGCCGGGATCCCCGGTTTGAAGAGGAACACATCGTCAAACTTGAAGAACAGGGGCATCATGCCGGCATCATGGTCGGCTAGTCCAGTCAGCCTCCGGAATGTTGCGCAGCTTGCCGGTGCCGCCGCATCGTCAAGGACAATGTCCACGACCTTTGATTCCGGGGCGGTGACGACCGTTGCCGCTTTCTCGTTGAGCACGTCCAGCGTCGTCCCCGGTTCCTGGGAGACGACGATCCGGTCAGCGCCCCGGCTGTCCGCGTGCAGGGTAAACCCGCGGTCCCGTGCGATCTCCTCGGCCCGGGGAAGGGGAACACCGAGAAGGTCGATACGGGCCGGCCGGACGGTGACGCTCAATGTATCCCCGTCCTTTGCGAGCTTTACAAGCTCGATCCCGTGCACCACGTGCCCGACGACACTGTGCGCCGGGCTGCTCTGCACGTCGGAGCGGTAGATGTACACCCCTCCTGAAGAAGGCCCGGAGTTGCGCACCGTGACCGTCCCTTCGCGCCGCGGGTGCCGGTTCTCTGCTGGCACGTCAACTCCGGCATGCGTAGCGTCAAGGATGTGGGTGCTTGTCGCACGGCTGACGGCAAAGGTCCCACTTTCCTGAGCAAAGAGCAGGTGTTCGACGCTCCCGGCAGCTTCGGTCGTGATCTTTTCGGGGCTGTATCCATGTGCGGTCACATCGACCCGTGTGACGACCTGCATCCCCTCTTCAGGCACAAGGTCAAAGTCCGTTGTCGTGAACGACCGGCTCGTGTCCGCCCAGCTGATCACCGGTTCGACTTTTATGATCCGGTCGCCGGTCGACCAGCGGTCAAGGACCGCCCGGCCGCTCACCACGCTCCCGATGACCCCGCCGCTCTCATCTGCGCCGTGATCGGCAGAATGGCGGATCTTTGAAAAGACCAGGTACGAGCGCTGCGGGTCGTACCCCCCGCACCCGAGAATTACGTCCCCGCGCTCGTACAGGGCCTGCCTGCGCTCCGGACGGATGGCGGAGGGAAACGGACCGAACGCGGCAGCGTACCGGTCCTGCCAGTGCAGAAGGAGCCGGTCTGTTATGTCCCCTGCGCCAGAAAATGCCGTCCCCTTCCCCGCGACCTCAACTGTGATCTCGCCGGCTGTGGTGCTGATCGCGAGGCTGTTTGTGGCGGCCTGCTCCTGTGCCGCGGGACGGATTACCGCAACGCAGCAACCCGGGGGTACCGCCGGTAGAATATCCTTAAGCCGGCTTTGCCCATCGACGTCCAGCCTCCTGCCGTCGATGAGGATGGTGACCATGGCCCGCCTCAGGCAGCCGGTTTGCTCATGACCTGCCGCTCTTCTTCTGTCAGGCTTGCAAGCACCTCGGCAGTCTCGCCGATCATGACGATCTTTCCCCCGCGCATGAGCGCAATCCGGTCGCAGATGTCGCGGACAAACTCCATGTCGTGGGACACGACGATAAAAGTCTCTTCCATCTCCTCCCGGGCGTGCATGATGGAGTGCTTGACATCGATTTTGGTGATCGGGTCCATGGTGCCGGTCGGTTCATCGAGGATGACAATGCGGGGCTCGTGGATCAGCACCTGCGCCAGCGCGACCCGGTGGCGCTCCCCCTCGCTGAGCTGTGCGGGCATGCGGTTGAGGATCTCCATGCTTTTTTCCTCGGTAAACCCTGCCATGCGGAGCGTGACGACAGCTTTTCTCATGGCAAGCTCCTTTGGGAACTCCAGCCCGATTGCATCTGTGAGGTTATCAAGCACGTTCCGGTGCGGGAAGAGGTCGTACTCCTGGTGCAGGAGGCCGATGTACTCCTTGGCCCGCCCCCGCTCCTCGACGCCGGGTTTGGTCATGTCGACCCATTCCTCGCCGATCCGGATATTGATCTCCCCGCTCGTGGGTTCGATGATGCCCGAGATGATGCGGGAGAGCGTGGTCTTGCCCGCCCCGCTCTTCCCGATGATCCCGAAGATCTCTTTGGTGAACACCTCGAAATTCACCCCGTTGACCGCACGGACGACTCCCCGGTCCACGGAAATGTAGCGCTTGACCAGGTCGCGGGCAACAACCACTTTCTCGCCAAGCTGGCACTCCTCAAACGTCTCGGTGTCTTCAGCCCCTTTCATGAAGCTGTCGATCACGGCTTTCGGGGTCCCGATTGTTGTGATCTGGCCGTCGACAAGGAGGATTGCGCGGGTCGCCACGTCCTCGATGACCTTGGAGAAGTGGGAGGTGACCACCATGCCCATGTTGTTTGCCGATGCAGCAGTCTTGAGCATGTCATGGACGAGCCGGGCGGTGTTGGGGTCAAGGGTGCCGGTGGGTTCATCGGCAAACAGCATGAACGGCTCTTTTGCGAGCTGGCGTGCGAGCACGACACGCTGCTTTTCCCCTCCCGAGAGGTCGCGGGCGATATGCATCATCCGGTGGGAGAGCTTGACCTGATCGATGAGGTCTGCGGCGCGGTTGATCTTTTTTTCTTCCGGGTATTCCACATCATCGAGTGCATGGATGACGTTCTCGATGACACGGTCGTTCCCGTAGAGGGCAAACGTGCGCTGGAACATGATCGCGGTGCGCACCATCAGCCTGCGGCGCAGCAACTCGTCGGTCCCACCCCAGAGGTCAATGTCAACGGGCGCAAGCCTGCCGCCGCAGCGCGGGCATGGTTTTCCCCCGGCACTCCGGACGTCAATAAAATCGCAGCTGCCGCAGGCAACGACATGGTAGATGATCCTTCCGCTCGTGGGTGGTTGTTCAACTCCCCGCATCAGGTGCATGAGTACCGTCTTACCGGCACCGCTCCTGCCGATGATGCCAAGGACTTCCCCCTCGCCTATCTCGAAATTGATGTTTTTTAACACCCTCGTGCCATTAAAATCCATGCAGAGGTTATCGATCGTAATTAACGGAGCCCTCATAATCCTCTCTTATACCTAATGTGGTACTGGTCACTTATTACTTTTTATATCATACACCGCGACCGCCGCCCTGCCAAAAAATTAAATCCGGCTTACCGGCCCGGCGCTTCGCGTGACAGGACCTCCTGAACAATGGCGATCACCTCGTCAACATGCCTGATCACGTGGTTGGCAGTCCTGTAGAGTTCGGCAGGCCGGTCGCCAGGCTGCTGTTCGGTAAGGATGGCGCAGTCTGCCGCCTGCATGGCACAAAGGTCGTTGATCCCGTCCCCCACCATTACGACACGGTCGTATTCCAGTTTTAGGTCCGCGACGATCTGGGCTTTGATGGACGGTGTTGCCACGCCGTACACCCGGTCACGGGGGATGCCAAGGTGGTCTGCCATGCGCTCAAGTTTTGCCGACCGGTCACCGGACGCGATGAACGTCGGCACGCCCATCCGGTGCAGCGCGGTGACCGCCTCTTTTGCGCCAGGGAACGGGGACCCGCCGGCAGTGATTGTAAACTCAATGGCTTTCTGTGCCATATTCACGATCGCCCCGGAGTTGAGGGTAAGGATCGATTCCCGTTTGCAGACGTGCCACACATCTTTTATGCATTCCTGCAGGTCTCTTACGAGCGCATGGGTATCGGTATAGAGCACATCGCCCACCTCTTCTGCCGTCGTGACCTTGCGCGTGCAGCTCACGCCAAACCCGATATCATTCTCGACAAGGTAGGTGGACAGGAGCGTGTCCGGCAGCGCACTGATGATCGCCTTGGAGCTGACCGGTAGGACGACCAGCACGCGGTCAGCGGACGCGAACGTAAGCGTCGTGGTCTCAACTCCGGGCAACAACTTCCCGGACCCGATATCCTTTGCAACGCGGTAGGTTGAGAGCAGGGTCCCGGCACTGTCAAAAACAACGGCGACGCTCATGCTTGATCCCTCATTGATAAACTCTATGTAGTCCGGTATTCATTGAATCTTTGAAGATGATGTTGGTTACTGAAACTGCAGACAAAATAAAGCGCATGGAGATACGCGGGGCGGGGAGGATCGCACGGGCTGCGGCGCAGGCGCTGCGCGACCATGCAGTGGCGACAGGCACCCGGGACCTGGAAGCGTTCAGGAGCGAAATGCGCAGGGCTGCCGACGCCCTCGTCGCCACCCGGCCGACGGCGGTCTCCCTCCCAAACGCCGTCCATATTGTTATTGCCGGGCTGGATGGGGCAGACAGTGCGGAGGTGGCAAGGGAGAGCGTGGTCCGGCGTGCAGAAGAGTTCATCGAATCGTCCCTGCACGCGGTGGAAGAGATCGCACAGATCGGCGCCCGGCATATCAGCGACGGTGACACGATCCTCACCCACTGCAACTCCGAAGCAGCCCTTGCCTGCATCGTCACTGCGCATAAAGCGGGTAAGGATATCGGGGTGTTTGCCACGGAAGTGCGCCCACGCAACCAGGGGCTTGTTACGATCCGGACCTTGAACGATGCCGGCATAAAAACGAACTTCATAGTGGACTCTGCCGTGCGGTCGTTCATGAACGATATCGACCTCGTGATCGTCGGGGCGGACGCGGTGACCGTGAACGGGGCGGTCATCAACAAGATCGGCACCTCGCAGGTCGCACAAGCGGCGCACGAGGCGCGGGTGAACGTGGTCGTTGCAGCGGAGACCTACAAGTTTGCGCCGCGCACGATCATCGGCGAAATGATCGAGATCGAGGAGCGCCCTGCACAGGAGGTGCTCCCCGACGATATCGCCCGCACCCTCCCGCACGTGACGGTAAGAAACCCGGGCTTTGATGTCACTCCCGCGGGATACATCGACATGATCATCACCGAGGCGGGGGCGATCCCGCCGCAGATGGCGTACGTGATCATCAGGGAATACCTTGGCTGGGGGATTGAGGAATTCCATAAGACCTTTGAGATCAATACCAGACATATGGAGTGAGCCCATGCAGGACGTCATTGCGACCTATTATTTCAGGCCGGCAGACGGCACAACACCCGGGGCGGCGGCACAGGCGATCTGCGAGGAGCAGACGACAGGCACGTGGACCGATATCTCGACCCGGGCCGACTATGTAAAAAGGCTTGACGGGATAGTCGATTCCCTTGTCCCGCAGGGAAACGGGTACGTCGCCCGCATACGGTACCCTGCCGAAATATTTGAGCCGGGCAACATGGCGCAGTACGTCTCGGTGGTGGCAGGAAACCTCTTTGGCCTTCGCCGGCTTGAATCGGTCCGGCTCATGGACGTCGAATTACCGGACGCGCTCGCACGGTTCAGGGGCCCGAAGTTCGGCATCACCGGTGTCCGGAGGCTGATCGGGAGCAGGGACCGGCCCCACGTGGGCACCATCATCAAACCGAAGGTCGGCCTGAGCCCGGAAGACACCGCCTCGGTCGCGTACCAGGCGGCAATCGGCGGCATTGACCTGATCAAGGACGACGAGACGCTCACCGACCAGCAGTTCTGCCCGATCGACCGCCGCCTCCCGCTGGTCATGAAGCGCCTCGAGGAGGCAAAGGACGAGACCGGGAGGGAGGTGCTGTACGCTGTAAACATCTCCACCCGGGCTGACCAGATCATCGGGCGAGCACTGCACGCGCTCGAACTGGGCGCAAACATGCTCATGGTCGATGTGTTCACAACCGGCTTTGGCGCCCTGCAGGCAATTGGCGAGGACTCAAGAATCAGGGTGCCAGTCCATGTCCACCGCACCATGCATGCAGCATTCACAAGGAACCCGGAGCATGGCATCGCGATGCGCCCGTGGGCGAGGATCATACGGATGCTGGGGGCCGACCAGCTCCACACCGGGGCTGTCGGCGGGAAGATGAGCCATGATGCGCCGGAAGTGAAAGCGAGTGTCGAAGCGCTCAGGTGCGCCTGTTATGGCATGAAGCCGGCATTCCCCGTTTCGAGCGGGGGGCTCCATCCCGGGAACGTATCACACGAGCTTGCCACGCTGGGCACGGACATCATACTGCAGGCCGGCGGGGGGATCCATGGGCACCCGGACGGGACTGCCGCCGGTGCAAAGGCGATGCAGCAGGCAGTGGACGCGTTCATGGAGCACATCAGCGTAGAAGAGTATGCAAAAGACCATTATGAACTTGAGCGGGCACTCAGGAAATGGGGCACCGGCTGAAAGATTTAAAAAAAAAAGGTGGAGAATTTTTTATGGAGATACCGTTTACAAAGATGCACGGGAATGGCAACGACTTTATCTTAATTGATGAATTTGAAAAGACGATCATACCGGATGAGATGAAAGCGCAGTTTGCCGCCAGTTACTGCGACCGCCGGTTCGGGATCGGGGCGGACGGCGTCATCTACCTCTTAAAATCACAAAAAAGCGATCTTAAGATGCGTATCCTCCAGCCCGATGAGAGCGAGGCGGAGATGTGCGGGAACGGCATCCGCTGCCTCGCAAAGTTCGCGTATGATAAAAAATACGCAAAGGAGTCCTGCACGGTAGAGACTCCTGCAGGCGGGATCGGCGTCGCAATGGGATACAAAGAGGACGAGTTCTCCGCCACCATCGCCATGCCTGCCCCGAAATTCGACCGCAAGGACATTCCGGCAACCGGCGAGGGTGAATACAGGGAAAGAATAGGGGAGTACGAGGTCTATGCCGTCAACACCGGAGTCCCCCATGCCGTGATCTTTGTCGGTGACGTGGAGAGCGTGGACATCGCAGCCGTCGCCCCTGCCATCCGTCGCCACGCATCGTTCCCGAACGGGGCGAACGTGAACTTTGTCCAGAAGGGCAGTGACGACACCATCACCATCCGCACGTTTGAACGGGGCGTGGAGGCAGAGACGCTTTCGTGCGGCACCGGCGCGACGGCTGCCGCTGCGGTGGCGCACAAGCTCGGGTTTGCCGGAACCACGGTACATGTCGAGACCAATGGCGGGCCGCTCACGATAACTCTTAACGGTGTCGCAAAGATGGAAGGGGCGGCAACAACGGTGTTTGCGGGTTTTATCACATTCTGATCATTTTATCCCCACAACTTCTCCCGGCAAGAGGGACAACCGATCGCCCGGTGTTGATTTTTGGAAATTGTGCAGGGTCCGTCCCCACCTTTGTAACAATAGTAATCACGATTTTTTAAAAGCAGACGCACATTAATTATAAAAACCGTGAGGAAAAGAAGAATGCTTATTGGAGTATTTTTACACCATTCTTCTGTATTTTTTTCGACCTGTGATTTGAACTGACTGTGCGAAGAGTTGAGGGTTCTCAAACGCTGGTCATAACCTTTTTTCAGGTTCAACCTTCTCATGCCACTGCCTTTCTCCAGTGCCCGCAGTATTAGTAAACCATTAATACTTGACACAGCGATGAGAACGTATTTATAAATCAGAATATCTGTCGCATATCGGGTCTGTCTGCAGCATTCCGGGAGCACGGGGAGCCGGGCAGCATCGCGGGGTCAGGACCCCAAAGACCTGGAACGAAAGTCAAACGGTCGGGGTGACTGGTGGCGGCAAAAAAGAAGAAGGTGCCGGTAAAGAAAGGCGCAGGTACGGAACGCCCCGAACGTCCCCCGAATAATGAGGTGGAAAAAGCGCTGCCGGAAGGTGAGGTAAACCTCCATCAGGCGCTTTCCGGATCTGAAACCGGCATGTGGGAACTGGACATTCCCACGATGAGGGGTGCAATCGATGACCGGGCTGCACAGATCCTCGGTTACCGGAAACAGGATATCGGATCTCATATTACTGATTGGAATGCATTAGCGCATCCTGACGACATTCCCCTTATTCAAAAAAGACTTTCCGATTGTCTGGAGGGGCGCACACCCCTTTTTGAATCTGAACACCGTATGCGGCATGCTTCGGGTGAATGGATCTGGGTAGCTGGCAAAGGAAGAGTAGCCCACAGACTTCGGGACGGGTCACCCGTTTCGATCAACGGGACCATGCAGAACATCACCGGACGCAAGAAAGTGGAAGAGGAGCTCAAAAAGAGCGAGGAGCGGTACCGTGATCTTGCCGACAGCATCACCGATATTTTCTTTGCAATGGATAAGGATCTGCGCTATACCTACTGGAATAAAGCATCTGAAGAGCTGACAGGGATTCCGGCGCAGGATGCAATCGGAAAAACCATCTATGAGATCTTTTCTGATACTCCGGACACCCTGCGGGCAGTGGATGTGTATAAGGAGGTGATCCGGACTCACCAGCCGCGGAGTTTTGTAAACGAATATATTCTGGGGGGAAAGCATCTCTTTTTTGAGATTGAAGCCTACCCGTCTGCGGGTGGCATTGCTGTTTTCACCAAGAACATTTCCGGGCGCAAGCAGGCAGACGAAACGATGCAGCGCCAGGCTCAGATCATAGATCAGGTTCATGAGGCGATCATCAGCACCGACCTGAAAGGTTTCATTGTGGGGTGGAACCGGGGCGCAGAAAAGATGTTTGGATATTCTGCAGAGGAAGTGTTGGGCAAACCGGTGTCCCTTATTTATCCTAAGGATCAGCTCTTGTTTCTCACAGAAGAGATCCAGCCGCAGGTAAGAGTGAAAGGCTGGCATGAAACCGAGGCCCGGTTACGCAGCAAATCCGAAAAAGAGTTTCCGGTCCACCTCCTGCTTGCGGTGCTCAGGGACGCCAAAGGCACGGTGGTCGGGTTCACCGGGTCTGCATTCGATATCTCCGAACGCAAGCGGGCAGAAGCAGCACTCAAAAAAGCGGCACTCGACTGGCAGACCACTTTTGACTCAGCTCAGGACGGCATCTGCCTTTTTGACGCCGGCCAGCGGATAAAAATGTGCAACCACATGATGCTGGAGATCTTCGGTATCAAGGATGCAGGTGATATTATCGGGCGGCACTGCTGGGAAGTGGTGCATGGTACCACTGGACCGATCCCCGGCTGCCCATATGTCCGGATGAAGGTTTCGCTCCAGCGGGAGACGATGGAGCTGGAGTTCGATGGCCGCTGGTTTATTGTTGTTGTTGACCCGATTCTTGATGAGGCACGAACCCTCGTAGGTGCAGTTCACAGCATCCGCGACATCACCAAGAGAAAACAGGCAGAAGAGGCGTTGCGCGAGTCAGAAAATACTTTTGCCGCTGCATTCCGGAACAGCCCGGTTGCGTTAACGATCGTGTCCGCAGCCGATGGTACATTTGTCGATGTAAACGATACCTTTGTGAGGAACACCGGCTTTTCACTCCAGGAAATCATCGGCAAGACAGCAGAAAAGCTGGGGATTTTTGCCGATACTGCTGAACATGAGCGGATGATTGCCCTGCTCAGGAAGCAGGGTTCTGTTGATGGGATGGAGATGAAGGTCCGGATAAAAACCGGAGAGTTCCGGATCTGCCGGATTTCAACCAGTCTTATTATAAAGGGGAAAAAGCCGCATTCCCTCTCTACCATAGAAGATATCACCGATATCAAACGGGCAGAAGAGGCGCTCCTGGAATTCAATAAAAAATTACAGCAGGGGATTGAGGAAAAAACGGCAGCACTCCGCGAGAACGAACTCAGGCACCGCCTGCTGTTTGAGTCCTCACGGGACGCCATCATGACGCTGGAACCGCCGGACTGGCGGTTCACATCAGGCAATCCCGCCGCACTTGCAATGTTTTGTGCAAAAGACGAGCCTGAATTTACCTCAGCAGCACCGTGGGATCTGTCGCCGGAATACCAGCCGGACGGACGGCCATCAGGTGAGAAGGCAAAGGAGATGATTG
Above is a genomic segment from Methanoregula sp. containing:
- a CDS encoding ribose 1,5-bisphosphate isomerase — its product is MLVTETADKIKRMEIRGAGRIARAAAQALRDHAVATGTRDLEAFRSEMRRAADALVATRPTAVSLPNAVHIVIAGLDGADSAEVARESVVRRAEEFIESSLHAVEEIAQIGARHISDGDTILTHCNSEAALACIVTAHKAGKDIGVFATEVRPRNQGLVTIRTLNDAGIKTNFIVDSAVRSFMNDIDLVIVGADAVTVNGAVINKIGTSQVAQAAHEARVNVVVAAETYKFAPRTIIGEMIEIEERPAQEVLPDDIARTLPHVTVRNPGFDVTPAGYIDMIITEAGAIPPQMAYVIIREYLGWGIEEFHKTFEINTRHME
- a CDS encoding RuBisCO large subunit C-terminal-like domain-containing protein, yielding MQDVIATYYFRPADGTTPGAAAQAICEEQTTGTWTDISTRADYVKRLDGIVDSLVPQGNGYVARIRYPAEIFEPGNMAQYVSVVAGNLFGLRRLESVRLMDVELPDALARFRGPKFGITGVRRLIGSRDRPHVGTIIKPKVGLSPEDTASVAYQAAIGGIDLIKDDETLTDQQFCPIDRRLPLVMKRLEEAKDETGREVLYAVNISTRADQIIGRALHALELGANMLMVDVFTTGFGALQAIGEDSRIRVPVHVHRTMHAAFTRNPEHGIAMRPWARIIRMLGADQLHTGAVGGKMSHDAPEVKASVEALRCACYGMKPAFPVSSGGLHPGNVSHELATLGTDIILQAGGGIHGHPDGTAAGAKAMQQAVDAFMEHISVEEYAKDHYELERALRKWGTG
- the dapF gene encoding diaminopimelate epimerase gives rise to the protein MEIPFTKMHGNGNDFILIDEFEKTIIPDEMKAQFAASYCDRRFGIGADGVIYLLKSQKSDLKMRILQPDESEAEMCGNGIRCLAKFAYDKKYAKESCTVETPAGGIGVAMGYKEDEFSATIAMPAPKFDRKDIPATGEGEYRERIGEYEVYAVNTGVPHAVIFVGDVESVDIAAVAPAIRRHASFPNGANVNFVQKGSDDTITIRTFERGVEAETLSCGTGATAAAAVAHKLGFAGTTVHVETNGGPLTITLNGVAKMEGAATTVFAGFITF
- a CDS encoding PAS domain S-box protein, yielding MAAKKKKVPVKKGAGTERPERPPNNEVEKALPEGEVNLHQALSGSETGMWELDIPTMRGAIDDRAAQILGYRKQDIGSHITDWNALAHPDDIPLIQKRLSDCLEGRTPLFESEHRMRHASGEWIWVAGKGRVAHRLRDGSPVSINGTMQNITGRKKVEEELKKSEERYRDLADSITDIFFAMDKDLRYTYWNKASEELTGIPAQDAIGKTIYEIFSDTPDTLRAVDVYKEVIRTHQPRSFVNEYILGGKHLFFEIEAYPSAGGIAVFTKNISGRKQADETMQRQAQIIDQVHEAIISTDLKGFIVGWNRGAEKMFGYSAEEVLGKPVSLIYPKDQLLFLTEEIQPQVRVKGWHETEARLRSKSEKEFPVHLLLAVLRDAKGTVVGFTGSAFDISERKRAEAALKKAALDWQTTFDSAQDGICLFDAGQRIKMCNHMMLEIFGIKDAGDIIGRHCWEVVHGTTGPIPGCPYVRMKVSLQRETMELEFDGRWFIVVVDPILDEARTLVGAVHSIRDITKRKQAEEALRESENTFAAAFRNSPVALTIVSAADGTFVDVNDTFVRNTGFSLQEIIGKTAEKLGIFADTAEHERMIALLRKQGSVDGMEMKVRIKTGEFRICRISTSLIIKGKKPHSLSTIEDITDIKRAEEALLEFNKKLQQGIEEKTAALRENELRHRLLFESSRDAIMTLEPPDWRFTSGNPAALAMFCAKDEPEFTSAAPWDLSPEYQPDGRPSGEKAKEMIEKAVREGSNYFEWTHKRMNGGEFPATVLLTRFEWKKKQILQATVRDITERKNSENKIRASLDEKVLLLREIHHRVKNNLQIIISLLNLQSRYVEDEKISQVIRESQNRIRAMALVHEKLCQSEDIAKIDLDDYVRYLGNSLLRFYDIKEKRIVLTTDIQSITLDINTAIAVGLILNELISNSLKHAFPGGRKGEISVTIQRQDHTLTLLYRDDGVGLPADFDWHNAKSLGIRLVKSLVEQLFGTIVLDRTAGTAFTIVVKEKE